Genomic segment of Anopheles darlingi chromosome X, idAnoDarlMG_H_01, whole genome shotgun sequence:
CGCTGCTGTATCTGGCGATAGTCCACGGAGAGCATGGAAAGTTGACGCTCTTTTTCTTGCGAATTTTGTTCTGCCTTCTGCCGTGCTAGCTTTTCTTCTGTAAGCTTGTCTTGCAAcgctgaaatgaaaaatcaaaagtaGTAATAACGAGCATCACAATTACAAACTCTtcaaaataattattaaattttaaaataactcGAAATGTATtcaaaaatggcacaaaatgtATCTTCTCAAAAAGTATAACTCTATGTGAAAATGCGAAATATTTTAATAACTACTCATcgcattttcaaacatttttaacaaaaattCGACAAATTCCATAATGAAGCTACTATCGCGAAGAAACTATACACATTTTTATAGGCACTGATATGAGATACGGATGTGCTGGTAACTCACCTTTGACCTCCTGCATATTTGCTTCCTCGTTGTTTAGCAAACGAGTCTTGGCAGTCTCTTGGTGAGCCTTCACTTCCTGCTGATAGCGGTTTTGAAATGCTTTCAGTTCACATTCTATCGATGCGTTTTCTTTCTCGAGCTGTGCGATCTTATCATGTAGCACCCGATTGTCACTGAGCGCCTTCTGCTCCCGCAAATTGACACGCTCGAGGTCGGAACACAGTGACTGTACCTTGGTCTCCATCTCCTTTTGAATTTCGAGCCGTTGAAGTCGTGTATTTCGCTCCTGCGACAGCTGGCCTTGTAAATCAGCCACCTCTTGCTGCAGCAAATCACGCATAGTCTGCAGTCCGAGAAGTACCGCCTGCAAATCATGTGCCTTTTGTTCGGCACCGCTCGCCACTAGCCGTAGATCGGCCAActgcttcttcattttctgGCCCGCATCTGCCTCAGCCTTGTACTTCTCTTGGCAGTCAGCTAGCTGCTTCTCGAGAGCATTAATACGATCGTTATACTGATGGCTGTTGTTTAATTCTTGCGTTCGCCTATTTCTCTCCTCCATCAGACGTTGCTTAGTTTCAACCAGGACATTCTCTGCCTTTTTTCGTGCCTCCTGCTCACCATCCGCCCGTCGTTGCATTTCACGAAAGTTGTGCTTCAGCACAGTTAGGTCACGCTCATAGTTGTTGGCGAGCGTTTGGATATCCGACTCACGCTTCGTGATAACTTCGATCTGTTGGCGAAGAGTACGCTCCTGTTTTTCCAGCACTTCCACTGTGTGCTTCTCGCGCTGAAGCATATTTTCAAGGCGCGCGAGCTCAGCACTGTTTGAggaacgatggcgatgattgcTGGCACGCTCAGTGCCACTTACTTCTTTATTGTCTGTTATATCCTGCTGACCTGCCGTATCCAAACTACTTCCGAGTAGCTGATGATCGCTCGTGTAAGTAAATCCAATGAACGGTAAGTTGTCCCCAGCAAAAGTAGTCGGTATTGGAAAGGTGAGTTCGATGCTGTTTTTGCGCTCAACCTCGTCAAAGTTGCGTGTATCATCGTCTCCGCTTAGCTCCGGTACGACTGGAGGTACTGATTGGCGTAAATTCTCAAAAGTCCACGTATCATTTACGAAGAAGGGGTGCGATTTGATCTCTTCGACACTGTGCCGCCCAAGACGGACCGTGCGATCGGTCAGGAAGCCTTTGATTAAGGACTTGGCATTTTCACTTATCTCAACGTTGTCCGGAAAGTGCAAACTGTTTTTATGATCCATGATTTTACCGTACGTTCCAACAAGGCTGTCGGAGTAGAAGGGTGTATCACCGATCAAAATTTCGTAGAGAAATATTCCTACCGACCACCAATCACACTCGCGTCCGTAGCCTCCTTTGTCGCCTTGAAACTGCAACACCTCGGGGCTTATGTAGTCCGGTGTACCAACGGCATTTGAAGAGTGCACCAGCCCATCCTCACCCATTCGCATGCACGTTCCGAAGTCTGCTAGCTTGAGGTGACCGTGCTTATCGAGTAACATATTGTCCGGCTTTACGTCGCGATGAATGAAACCCATGTTATGGATGGTGTCAAGTGCCAGAACAACTTCCATCGTGTAGAAAAGGGCCCATTTTTCCGGAATTTCATATGTATTCATGAGGCAAACGATATCGCCACCAGGCATGTAATCCATAACCATGTACAAATATTTAGAATCCTGGAATGCGTAGTGTAGCTGCACGATCCACTCGGAGTTGGCATGCGTCATGATGTAGCGCTCTTCCCAAAAGAAAGCTGTATCCGAACGAGTTATCATGCCGTATTTTGATAAACGCTTCATGGCATACACCTGATTGGAACTTTTATGGCGAACTAGCTGAACCTCGCCGAACGAACCGCGTCCTATCAGCTTGATGGAGGTAAAATCATCTGGTTTCATACGAAGATTGGTGATTTCGCGCGCAAGATCTTTGTCTGAGTGAATATTCCACAGAaatcaaatataaaaaaaGTTTTATAAGACCGAAACAATTTAGACAAATAATTTGCAAACTATTAGTAGCTATTTGGTACGTatacataaaaaaattaaaggcTTAGTATAGCAAATAATCACCGATTATGGGGTCAATCCTGAAATTCGCGCAAAATGTTCACGTAACAACTGAATTCGTATTATGCTATGACAATTCAATCCTTTCCATCGCTTCCAAAGTGACGATGCTACCAATGGTTTGATATGGACTAATACAAATGCACTCATTGGGTGAAATTTTCATGCGAAATTCAGAATAAACCCCTAGAATTTAGTTAGCGGAAACACTTGGAAGGAatttataaaattaaataactaCACCTTAGGCAGCCAAAAAAATTGGCACGCGAAAACTTACAtcttttgatgaaaatttcgatattttttatgattttgacGCTTTCGTGATCGCAGTCAGCGACAAGCGCCGTTACAGTGTCCAGAAGGCAATCAACGTTTGCGATGCCAGCCGGATCTCGAATTTTTTGTTCGAGTGCCAGCAATCTAAATGCAGAAAAGATAAATTAAACTATGTATTCTAGTAAACGTCCTTTATAATTTAACAATAATACCCACCGTTGCCGACGAATTTCATCCATCGTTTGGTTGGATGCCATTATTCCATTTGGGGAAAACCTATCTCCACACACTCTATTTGCGAGAGGCTGCCGGATTAGAAGATTAGGCGGCGCAAAGAGATGTTGTGAGCCTCGGGCAG
This window contains:
- the LOC125956622 gene encoding rho-associated protein kinase 1, producing the protein MASNQTMDEIRRQRLLALEQKIRDPAGIANVDCLLDTVTALVADCDHESVKIIKNIEIFIKRYKDLAREITNLRMKPDDFTSIKLIGRGSFGEVQLVRHKSSNQVYAMKRLSKYGMITRSDTAFFWEERYIMTHANSEWIVQLHYAFQDSKYLYMVMDYMPGGDIVCLMNTYEIPEKWALFYTMEVVLALDTIHNMGFIHRDVKPDNMLLDKHGHLKLADFGTCMRMGEDGLVHSSNAVGTPDYISPEVLQFQGDKGGYGRECDWWSVGIFLYEILIGDTPFYSDSLVGTYGKIMDHKNSLHFPDNVEISENAKSLIKGFLTDRTVRLGRHSVEEIKSHPFFVNDTWTFENLRQSVPPVVPELSGDDDTRNFDEVERKNSIELTFPIPTTFAGDNLPFIGFTYTSDHQLLGSSLDTAGQQDITDNKEVSGTERASNHRHRSSNSAELARLENMLQREKHTVEVLEKQERTLRQQIEVITKRESDIQTLANNYERDLTVLKHNFREMQRRADGEQEARKKAENVLVETKQRLMEERNRRTQELNNSHQYNDRINALEKQLADCQEKYKAEADAGQKMKKQLADLRLVASGAEQKAHDLQAVLLGLQTMRDLLQQEVADLQGQLSQERNTRLQRLEIQKEMETKVQSLCSDLERVNLREQKALSDNRVLHDKIAQLEKENASIECELKAFQNRYQQEVKAHQETAKTRLLNNEEANMQEVKALQDKLTEEKLARQKAEQNSQEKERQLSMLSVDYRQIQQRLQKLEGEYRQETEKVLALHNQFEQEKCKKNCLLSEMSLQSSEVAHLKAKEVQLLKEVQLLREGRKLLEDEVALLKKKRDRDILQMKEVQDQLEVEQYFSKLYKTQCNEAREELKERVRQQEKVDEERGTIHHQLQLAIARADSEALARSIAEETVADLEKEKTMKELELKDILTSHRNDMLAKDAALTALKDIEAELNKNLTNKSYELDDLMQQCKKLQDELYVLRLEQGELDKCKTKLLNETILKQQAVNKLAEIMNRKDNNLTSKQKIKVNSTAELRKKEKENKRLQQELSLERTKYDELCQKHNETISQLSRETDIKTKLQMEIDCKATEIEHLQMKLNETASLSSVDNDMMEENQDSIFEGWLSIPNKQNIKRYGWKRQFVVVSPKRIIFYSSEVDKQNTSDPLLIIDLSKVFHVRPVTQGDVIRADPKEIPRIFQLLYAGEGEARRPDEQQQLEVSSSRCDEKPLTLQYKGHEFLQISYHIPTTCDLPSCQKTLWHVFKSLPAYECKRCRLKLHKEHVDNNNPLAPCKLHHDPNHAREMLLLASSNEDQCRWVSRLSKRIQKSGYKANSTSNLGGTIHNSSGGCLTTAAGNASARDDSSKVSPSQSTRSNYKPTSTLAVQRSATLPTNASLKPPQ